In a single window of the Thermococcus stetteri genome:
- a CDS encoding CheF family chemotaxis protein yields MRTMAIAQVRVKATIQSTWKRSTSIKWRDAIAYLDNDRITLKYLRMGQVVGEDVFSFSSLIDLGIKIPDELKLDPQLPHFGMKFYVPGSGEKTLVLTIGSNLLIYDEKAFRAFIHKVFETLINGVKVRLLLARMRGGALNMDAKWEEGTLRIVTVRSVRKNRRERNIIVLTTEGKPIPLFSDMEDLDIEEIEMENKKVEAWKIKHFYENESVVSYLFIDDKKVRLYILRYLLTYGREYVELLIKASEEFPTIKTEFQEELERELKELGGLDEMEQQVLMALYSGMDPLTLHEMFGISEKDLEEIYDRLIDKGLLKLVMIRKVIDLTRDGRKLVNKLMKYNMGVM; encoded by the coding sequence ATGAGGACTATGGCGATTGCCCAGGTTAGGGTCAAGGCTACTATTCAATCCACATGGAAGAGGTCGACCTCAATAAAGTGGAGAGATGCGATTGCATACTTGGACAACGATAGGATTACTCTGAAGTACCTCAGAATGGGCCAGGTAGTTGGCGAGGACGTATTTTCGTTCTCTTCATTAATTGATCTTGGAATCAAAATACCGGATGAGCTTAAGCTCGATCCTCAGCTCCCCCATTTTGGTATGAAGTTCTACGTCCCCGGCTCTGGAGAGAAGACCCTCGTTTTAACCATTGGGAGTAACCTTCTAATTTATGATGAGAAAGCATTTAGGGCTTTCATTCACAAGGTGTTTGAGACTCTAATCAATGGGGTTAAAGTAAGGCTCCTTCTTGCAAGGATGCGTGGCGGTGCGCTTAATATGGACGCTAAGTGGGAGGAAGGAACGCTTCGCATCGTCACCGTTAGGTCTGTGAGAAAAAACAGACGCGAGAGAAACATCATAGTCCTCACTACCGAAGGGAAACCGATACCCCTCTTCTCCGATATGGAGGACCTTGACATAGAAGAGATAGAGATGGAAAACAAAAAAGTTGAGGCGTGGAAGATAAAGCACTTCTACGAAAACGAGAGCGTCGTTTCGTACCTTTTCATTGATGACAAAAAGGTCCGCCTTTACATCCTGAGATACCTTCTCACATACGGAAGGGAGTACGTTGAGCTCTTAATAAAGGCCTCCGAGGAGTTCCCAACGATTAAGACCGAGTTCCAAGAGGAGCTTGAGAGGGAGCTTAAAGAACTCGGTGGGCTTGATGAGATGGAGCAGCAGGTCTTGATGGCCCTATACTCCGGTATGGATCCGCTTACCCTCCACGAAATGTTCGGGATAAGTGAAAAGGATCTCGAAGAGATCTATGACAGACTGATAGATAAGGGTCTCCTAAAGCTGGTCATGATAAGGAAAGTCATTGATCTGACCAGGGACGGAAGAAAGCTTGTCAATAAGCTCATGAAGTACAACATGGGAGTCATGTGA
- a CDS encoding KEOPS complex subunit Pcc1 — protein sequence MRNPIEAVIELEFPNNEVARVVYESVRIEHETVPYKRTKGKFILEGRKVRLEFIAEDNSALRGTLNSYLRWIKVAMDSIEV from the coding sequence ATGAGGAACCCGATAGAAGCTGTCATAGAGCTGGAGTTCCCGAATAATGAAGTCGCTAGGGTGGTGTATGAGAGCGTTAGAATAGAGCACGAGACAGTGCCATACAAGAGAACGAAAGGTAAGTTCATTCTTGAGGGGAGAAAGGTAAGGCTTGAGTTCATAGCAGAGGACAACTCCGCCCTCAGGGGGACGCTGAACTCCTATCTTAGGTGGATAAAGGTCGCTATGGACTCCATTGAGGTCTGA
- a CDS encoding prefoldin subunit beta, whose amino-acid sequence MQNIPPQVQAMLGQLESYQQQLQLVVQQKQKVQLDLTDAKKALEEIESLPDDAVVYKTVGTLIVKTTKDKAVAELKEKIETLEVRLNALERQEKKLNEKLKELTAQIQAALRPPTAG is encoded by the coding sequence ATGCAGAACATCCCGCCACAGGTTCAGGCGATGTTGGGCCAGCTCGAGAGCTACCAGCAGCAGCTCCAGCTCGTCGTCCAGCAGAAGCAGAAGGTACAGCTCGACCTTACGGATGCAAAGAAGGCCCTTGAGGAAATAGAGAGCCTTCCCGATGATGCCGTCGTCTACAAGACCGTCGGCACGCTCATCGTCAAGACTACCAAGGATAAGGCCGTTGCGGAGCTGAAGGAGAAGATAGAGACCCTCGAGGTAAGGCTCAACGCCCTTGAGAGGCAGGAGAAGAAGCTCAACGAGAAGCTCAAGGAGCTTACCGCCCAGATACAGGCCGCGTTAAGGCCGCCGACTGCTGGCTGA
- a CDS encoding DUF3194 domain-containing protein has protein sequence MESEGRRVVHIGLPELTEEQIIEVGELAQNVVIKHVFDALNRSDVKDIEVTTRINRGETLDLELEVYLEVPVFVKVDVEKLIDEAVEKAYAVVEKKLREIAGKG, from the coding sequence ATGGAGAGCGAGGGGAGGAGAGTAGTCCACATAGGTCTGCCAGAGCTTACGGAAGAGCAGATAATCGAGGTGGGCGAGCTCGCGCAGAACGTCGTGATAAAGCACGTCTTCGACGCCCTTAACAGGAGCGACGTGAAGGACATAGAGGTGACGACGAGGATAAACAGGGGTGAGACCCTCGACCTCGAGCTTGAGGTTTACCTTGAGGTTCCTGTCTTCGTGAAGGTTGACGTGGAGAAGCTGATCGACGAGGCCGTTGAGAAGGCCTATGCGGTCGTTGAGAAGAAGCTGAGGGAGATTGCAGGAAAAGGTTAA
- a CDS encoding nucleotidyltransferase domain-containing protein, with protein sequence MDYRMVAKKFAEDVRKSLGDLVKEVILFGSVARGEYRSDSDIDILIVVDADPWEIQKRVSDLVVEYLLKYGAYISAKVVSTEEFELMRGINTAFYTNVRREGVSLG encoded by the coding sequence ATGGACTACCGCATGGTGGCTAAGAAGTTCGCAGAGGACGTCAGAAAATCACTCGGTGATCTTGTTAAAGAGGTGATACTCTTTGGCTCTGTGGCCAGGGGAGAGTACAGGAGCGACAGCGACATTGACATTCTCATTGTTGTCGATGCCGATCCGTGGGAAATTCAAAAGAGGGTTTCTGACCTGGTTGTTGAGTATCTTCTAAAATATGGGGCCTACATCTCGGCTAAAGTCGTCAGCACTGAGGAGTTCGAGCTTATGAGGGGCATCAACACCGCGTTCTATACCAACGTCCGCAGGGAGGGAGTTTCACTTGGTTAG
- a CDS encoding HEPN domain-containing protein — MVSDEVALLMEHAHESLSAAELLLENGLYRDSMSRAYYAMFYAASALLRAKGVVTKSHRGVIAKFGLEFVKSGVVEAYYAKALALAESLRERADYDSTFRPTFEEAEEIVEEAKRFVERVEKALEELK, encoded by the coding sequence TTGGTTAGTGACGAAGTCGCTCTTCTCATGGAGCACGCCCACGAATCCCTCAGTGCGGCGGAGCTGTTGCTGGAGAATGGCCTCTACCGGGACTCAATGAGCAGGGCGTATTATGCTATGTTCTACGCCGCCAGTGCGCTTCTCAGGGCTAAGGGGGTTGTTACAAAGAGTCATCGCGGAGTCATAGCAAAATTCGGTCTCGAATTCGTGAAGAGTGGTGTAGTTGAGGCGTACTATGCCAAAGCCCTTGCCCTCGCCGAGAGCCTTAGAGAGCGGGCGGACTACGACTCAACCTTCAGGCCCACCTTTGAAGAAGCTGAGGAGATAGTGGAAGAGGCCAAAAGGTTCGTGGAGAGAGTAGAGAAAGCCTTGGAGGAGTTGAAATGA
- a CDS encoding DHH family phosphoesterase, protein MKGKIKLRRFLETAGDKSFLLLCHHNADPDSLGSAIAFARFLKARGIERVRIGVAQSVSSYAKRLLTLSPVPVERNPSVDEDIVVIFDTSSLEQLEPVEIPAGKFTILIDHHVEKKNPIKADISVVDSSRTSTAEIVWELFKYLGFAEEISVKALLAGIVTDTANFRFANSKTFKSVSEMLEAFPVQMGEIFQMVAPVSDENIDQAKRMAVLKACQRMEIRKFRKYIIAVSKVSAYESLACKVFLQLGADIAIVGSEKNGVRISARAKEGLVKKGLHLGKIMEKVGPIIEGSGGGHAGAAGANGKKNLEGAVRLILKEIEKFLREVD, encoded by the coding sequence ATGAAAGGCAAGATAAAGCTCAGGCGCTTCCTTGAAACCGCTGGGGATAAGTCCTTCCTCCTCCTCTGCCACCACAACGCCGATCCGGATTCCCTCGGCTCGGCCATAGCCTTCGCCCGCTTCCTGAAGGCGAGAGGGATTGAGAGGGTCAGAATTGGCGTCGCCCAGAGCGTTTCTTCCTACGCTAAAAGGCTTCTCACGCTCTCTCCAGTTCCCGTCGAAAGGAACCCTTCCGTCGATGAGGACATCGTTGTGATATTCGACACATCTTCCCTTGAACAGCTTGAACCTGTAGAAATTCCCGCCGGAAAGTTTACGATACTAATAGACCACCACGTCGAGAAAAAGAACCCGATAAAGGCGGATATCTCCGTTGTTGACTCTTCAAGAACTTCCACGGCTGAAATCGTGTGGGAGCTCTTTAAGTACCTTGGATTCGCTGAGGAGATTTCGGTTAAGGCCCTCCTTGCGGGAATCGTCACCGATACGGCCAACTTCAGGTTTGCAAACTCGAAAACGTTTAAGTCTGTATCCGAGATGCTCGAGGCTTTTCCAGTTCAGATGGGTGAGATCTTCCAGATGGTTGCTCCAGTGAGCGACGAGAACATCGACCAGGCGAAGCGGATGGCCGTTCTCAAAGCCTGCCAGAGGATGGAGATAAGAAAGTTCAGGAAGTACATCATAGCGGTTTCAAAGGTCTCGGCCTACGAGTCTCTCGCCTGCAAGGTCTTCCTCCAGCTCGGGGCGGATATAGCCATCGTTGGGAGCGAGAAGAACGGGGTCAGAATTTCGGCGAGGGCAAAAGAGGGACTCGTAAAGAAGGGGCTCCACCTCGGGAAGATAATGGAGAAAGTCGGGCCGATAATTGAAGGCTCCGGCGGGGGACATGCTGGGGCCGCTGGAGCGAACGGTAAGAAGAACCTTGAGGGTGCAGTTAGGCTCATACTGAAGGAGATTGAGAAGTTTTTGAGGGAGGTGGACTGA
- a CDS encoding tetratricopeptide repeat protein → MVSVETVKRYLSRKDFKSALNSALKIEDSFERLLALLRIFDEFPREEVLSEMLRALDGIEDKREKALAYSIVGRAFYRLGRESAGERYMTLAVSLAKEFSSPRVRGELLAGIARNLAISDRYRDAYLLFWEAVETLQSARGLSSAALSSLLRVARLIEKTADEINAPIALDYYRLAKEVYESLFFNLQAKELSEKISLIEEVFKRGKTVVDSLVEKGDVEKAVDLIRFLDLKERASEMLKLSYWLFLHERPDLGGRVFEDAMNLILVGKFKPSDEELFKIAKRMLRIGLVEEPLVLAGIIEDSQLASEILGEVAIAYKRIGELSKARSIAEGIPDESVKNRVLKALEGGEDVGHEQGLPLTGRGEERGAVPEDDRGGEVQGKVGQEEGNPAREGDDS, encoded by the coding sequence GTGGTTTCTGTGGAAACGGTAAAGAGGTACCTCTCACGAAAGGACTTCAAGAGCGCTCTCAATTCTGCACTTAAAATTGAGGATAGCTTTGAGCGTCTTCTGGCACTCCTAAGGATTTTCGATGAGTTTCCGAGAGAGGAAGTTCTCTCCGAGATGCTCCGAGCCCTTGACGGCATCGAAGACAAGAGGGAAAAAGCACTCGCCTATTCCATAGTGGGGAGAGCCTTCTATCGGCTCGGACGCGAGAGCGCTGGGGAGAGGTACATGACACTGGCGGTTTCCCTTGCAAAGGAATTTTCATCTCCACGAGTTAGGGGAGAACTTCTCGCGGGTATTGCCAGAAACCTAGCCATCTCCGATAGATACAGGGACGCTTATCTGCTCTTCTGGGAAGCCGTTGAGACCCTCCAATCGGCGAGGGGACTTTCATCGGCAGCTCTCTCCTCGCTCCTCAGGGTGGCGAGACTGATAGAGAAAACTGCCGACGAGATAAACGCTCCGATTGCCCTCGACTACTACCGCCTGGCAAAGGAAGTCTACGAGTCCCTGTTCTTCAACCTTCAGGCCAAAGAGCTTTCTGAGAAGATTTCCCTGATAGAAGAAGTCTTCAAACGGGGAAAGACAGTGGTCGATTCCCTTGTGGAAAAAGGGGACGTTGAAAAGGCAGTGGATCTGATCCGCTTCCTCGACCTTAAGGAGAGGGCCTCTGAAATGCTGAAGCTCAGCTACTGGCTCTTCCTCCACGAGAGGCCGGATCTCGGAGGGAGGGTCTTTGAAGACGCCATGAACCTCATACTCGTTGGAAAGTTCAAGCCCTCCGACGAAGAGCTTTTCAAAATAGCAAAGAGGATGCTCCGCATTGGTCTCGTTGAAGAGCCACTTGTCCTCGCGGGCATCATTGAGGATTCTCAGCTCGCTTCTGAAATTTTAGGAGAGGTGGCAATCGCCTACAAGCGGATAGGGGAGCTCTCAAAGGCCCGCTCGATAGCGGAGGGAATTCCCGACGAAAGTGTTAAGAACCGCGTTTTGAAGGCACTGGAAGGTGGTGAAGATGTGGGACACGAGCAAGGATTACCGCTTACTGGTCGCGGAGAAGAGCGTGGAGCTGTTCCTGAAGACGATAGAGGGGGCGAAGTTCAAGGGAAAGTGGGACAAGAAGAGGGCAATCCAGCTCGCGAAGGAGATGATTCCTGA
- a CDS encoding tRNA-binding protein: protein MELFLKTIEGAKFKGKWDKKRAIQLAKEMIPEIQAMRYSYIDPKELVDTPQMKALKEKALGIIEALSGEDWHHKFLSLADKNEREKVEEAVAKVRFFLNTILGLDKRLALGKINDPVIAVDIKVGEVMSVGKHPNADRLLVTNVNIGDRAITVVTNDLTVKKGNRVAVALLPPANFRGIVSEGMFLGAGEGVLKDVKGEIGGLPKGIPLEALNETRNIVEAFLKG from the coding sequence GTGGAGCTGTTCCTGAAGACGATAGAGGGGGCGAAGTTCAAGGGAAAGTGGGACAAGAAGAGGGCAATCCAGCTCGCGAAGGAGATGATTCCTGAGATACAGGCTATGCGATACAGCTACATTGACCCGAAGGAGCTCGTTGACACACCTCAGATGAAGGCCCTGAAGGAGAAGGCCCTCGGGATAATAGAGGCCCTCAGCGGAGAGGACTGGCACCACAAGTTTCTAAGCTTAGCGGACAAGAACGAACGCGAGAAGGTTGAAGAGGCCGTTGCGAAGGTCCGCTTCTTCCTCAACACGATACTCGGACTAGATAAGAGACTCGCCCTCGGGAAGATAAACGACCCGGTCATAGCGGTGGACATCAAGGTCGGGGAGGTCATGAGCGTTGGGAAGCACCCGAACGCCGACAGGCTTCTCGTCACTAACGTCAACATCGGAGACAGGGCGATAACCGTCGTCACCAACGACCTCACCGTCAAGAAAGGCAACCGCGTGGCCGTTGCCCTGCTCCCGCCCGCAAACTTCCGCGGGATAGTCAGCGAAGGTATGTTCCTCGGCGCAGGGGAGGGTGTTTTGAAGGACGTCAAGGGAGAAATCGGCGGTCTTCCTAAGGGAATCCCGCTTGAGGCTCTCAATGAGACTAGGAACATCGTTGAGGCGTTTTTAAAGGGGTGA
- a CDS encoding aldehyde ferredoxin oxidoreductase family protein, producing MYGYQNRIARVNLTTGKVTYEELPDEVIRKFIGGKGFGYYIIYKEVPPGTDPLSPANKFVFAAGGLTGLVPGSSKVIAVSKSPETRLISDSSGGDAFGPKLRGHFDALIIEGKSEEPVYLHIHDGKVEIKDASHLWGKGNYEVAKELWKEYPTASMAMVGPAGEKLSRIADIIYDTERASGRGGLGAVLGSKKVKAVVVEPGERPKVANPEEFQRLWQEYYNEFATNPKYEHTRTYGTTDALRSAASIGMSPAYNFSRPYIPDELASKLGGDEVKKYEVEPEWFVHGKSCPIKCARYVEVEYKGKKVRVKPEYESIAMLGAATGVFDFPAVAYFIHLVNDYGMDSIATGATIGWLFEMVERGLIGEDEIGFPVKGFGDAEAEERLIRLMAERKGIGAILADGVKRACERLGRGCEFAVHVKGMESPAWDPRGRRTYALSYATADVGASHLRGWPRPHQLPNQGPAKELVPSMIEGRDESYITDMLGTCKFVPYKMEDLARLYSLATGEEWTVEELRKRAWGVESIARIHDALDWVTPPMDDTIPPRWWEPEPDGPAKGNAAFIDYNDFLEARREFYRLRGWHEELGVPLPETIEKLGLPEFKEDAERALEVVKKRMGFNQP from the coding sequence ATGTACGGCTACCAGAACAGGATTGCCCGCGTGAACCTCACAACGGGAAAGGTTACCTACGAGGAGCTTCCTGACGAGGTGATAAGGAAGTTCATCGGTGGTAAGGGGTTCGGCTACTACATCATCTACAAAGAGGTTCCGCCGGGGACTGACCCGCTCAGCCCGGCAAACAAGTTCGTCTTCGCGGCTGGAGGATTGACCGGCCTCGTCCCTGGTTCGAGCAAGGTCATAGCGGTGAGCAAGAGCCCAGAAACGAGGCTCATCAGCGACTCGAGCGGCGGCGACGCCTTCGGTCCAAAGCTCAGGGGACATTTTGATGCGCTCATAATCGAAGGGAAAAGCGAGGAGCCAGTCTATCTGCACATCCACGACGGAAAGGTCGAGATTAAGGATGCAAGCCATCTCTGGGGCAAGGGCAACTACGAGGTTGCAAAGGAACTCTGGAAAGAGTACCCGACGGCGAGCATGGCAATGGTCGGTCCCGCTGGAGAGAAGCTCAGCAGGATAGCGGACATCATCTACGACACGGAGAGGGCCAGCGGAAGGGGTGGACTTGGTGCGGTACTCGGGAGCAAGAAGGTCAAAGCGGTGGTTGTCGAGCCCGGCGAGAGGCCGAAGGTGGCAAACCCAGAGGAGTTCCAGAGGTTGTGGCAGGAGTACTACAACGAGTTCGCCACGAATCCGAAGTACGAGCACACCAGAACCTACGGAACGACAGATGCCCTGAGAAGCGCCGCTTCAATAGGAATGAGCCCAGCCTACAACTTCTCAAGGCCCTACATCCCGGACGAGCTTGCCTCTAAACTCGGGGGCGATGAGGTGAAGAAGTACGAGGTAGAGCCGGAGTGGTTCGTCCACGGGAAGAGCTGCCCGATAAAGTGCGCTAGGTATGTAGAAGTCGAGTACAAGGGCAAGAAAGTCCGCGTCAAGCCCGAATATGAGAGCATAGCCATGCTCGGAGCAGCCACTGGTGTCTTCGACTTTCCGGCGGTGGCTTACTTCATACACCTCGTCAACGACTACGGAATGGACAGCATAGCGACCGGAGCAACTATCGGCTGGCTCTTCGAGATGGTCGAGCGCGGTTTAATCGGCGAGGACGAGATAGGCTTCCCTGTGAAAGGGTTTGGCGACGCCGAGGCCGAGGAGAGGCTCATAAGGCTGATGGCCGAGAGGAAGGGCATAGGTGCAATCCTTGCCGACGGCGTTAAGAGGGCCTGCGAGAGGCTCGGCAGGGGGTGTGAGTTTGCCGTCCACGTCAAGGGCATGGAGAGCCCTGCCTGGGACCCAAGGGGAAGGAGAACCTACGCCCTGAGCTACGCGACGGCGGATGTGGGAGCGAGCCACCTCCGCGGCTGGCCGAGGCCTCACCAGCTGCCGAATCAGGGGCCCGCGAAGGAACTCGTGCCTTCCATGATAGAAGGGAGGGACGAGAGCTACATTACCGACATGCTCGGAACCTGCAAGTTCGTGCCCTACAAGATGGAGGACCTAGCGAGGCTCTACTCACTCGCCACTGGCGAGGAGTGGACGGTCGAGGAACTCAGGAAGAGGGCCTGGGGCGTCGAGAGCATAGCGAGGATACACGATGCCCTCGACTGGGTGACACCTCCGATGGACGACACCATTCCGCCGCGCTGGTGGGAGCCCGAGCCGGACGGTCCAGCTAAGGGCAACGCCGCCTTCATAGATTACAACGACTTCCTCGAAGCGAGAAGGGAGTTCTACAGGCTGAGGGGCTGGCACGAGGAGCTTGGCGTCCCGCTGCCAGAGACGATTGAGAAGCTCGGTCTCCCGGAGTTCAAAGAAGATGCGGAGAGGGCGCTTGAAGTGGTGAAGAAAAGGATGGGATTTAACCAGCCGTGA
- a CDS encoding aldo/keto reductase has product MKRVRIFNDLKRIGDDKVTAIGMGTWGIGGYESPDYSRDRESVEALKYGLELGMNLIDTAEFYGAGHSEELVGEAVKEFEREDIFIISKVWPTHFGYEEAKKAARASAKRLGTHIDLYLLHWPVDDFRKIEETLHALEELVDEGLIRYIGVSNFDLELLKRSQEAMRKYEIVANEVKYSLRDRWPETTGLLDYMKREKMALIAYTPLEKGSLARNSCLAEIGERYGKTSAQVALNYLIWEENVVAIPKAGSREHLEENFGAMGWRLSKEDREKARGCV; this is encoded by the coding sequence ATGAAGAGGGTCAGGATTTTTAATGACCTGAAGAGGATAGGCGACGATAAGGTTACGGCCATCGGCATGGGGACGTGGGGAATAGGGGGCTACGAGAGCCCCGACTATTCGAGGGACAGAGAGAGCGTTGAAGCGCTGAAGTATGGCCTCGAGCTGGGGATGAACCTCATCGATACTGCCGAGTTCTACGGTGCCGGCCACTCGGAGGAGCTCGTTGGGGAGGCAGTAAAGGAGTTCGAGCGCGAGGACATTTTCATCATCAGCAAGGTGTGGCCGACCCACTTCGGCTACGAGGAGGCAAAGAAGGCCGCGAGGGCGAGCGCGAAAAGACTTGGGACGCACATAGACCTCTACCTCCTCCACTGGCCGGTGGACGACTTCAGAAAGATTGAAGAGACCCTCCACGCGCTGGAAGAGCTGGTTGATGAAGGCCTCATAAGGTACATCGGCGTCAGCAACTTCGACCTTGAGCTTCTCAAGCGCTCCCAGGAGGCGATGAGAAAGTACGAGATAGTTGCAAATGAGGTCAAGTACTCGCTCCGCGATAGATGGCCAGAAACTACAGGCCTGCTCGACTACATGAAACGCGAAAAAATGGCCCTCATAGCCTACACGCCCCTTGAAAAGGGAAGCCTCGCGAGAAACTCCTGCCTGGCCGAGATAGGGGAGAGGTACGGAAAAACATCCGCTCAGGTCGCTCTGAACTACCTGATCTGGGAGGAGAACGTTGTGGCAATTCCAAAGGCCGGAAGCAGGGAGCACCTTGAGGAAAACTTTGGCGCCATGGGGTGGAGGCTCTCGAAGGAAGATAGAGAGAAGGCGAGGGGGTGCGTCTGA
- a CDS encoding endonuclease/exonuclease/phosphatase family protein, which produces MAVLRICTFNLHGTQENDDTRFSRIAEILSGLKPDLCALQEVIVEGNKTTAEMLAELLEEGTGKEYYSYFVETHLFYEKYSEGVAVISRHPFRGEWAVDLNEIPIPPLLPRKAAVVKRP; this is translated from the coding sequence TTGGCAGTTTTGAGAATTTGTACCTTCAACCTCCATGGAACGCAGGAGAACGATGATACCCGGTTTTCTAGAATAGCCGAAATCCTCTCGGGTCTTAAGCCAGATCTCTGTGCCCTCCAGGAAGTAATTGTTGAGGGTAATAAGACAACGGCGGAGATGCTCGCGGAGTTACTTGAAGAGGGAACTGGTAAGGAATACTACTCTTACTTCGTCGAGACGCATCTATTCTACGAGAAGTACTCCGAGGGCGTTGCAGTCATTTCAAGGCATCCATTCAGAGGGGAGTGGGCGGTGGATTTGAACGAGATTCCAATCCCTCCGCTCCTCCCGAGGAAGGCCGCCGTCGTGAAGCGTCCTTAA
- a CDS encoding alanine--tRNA ligase-related protein — translation MATRKLYYEDAYMKEAKAKVLEIRDNALLLDQTIFYPTGGGQPHDRGTINGVEVLDVYKDEEGNVWHVVAEPEKFKPGDKVELKIDWDYRYKLMRIHSAMHLLDHVLNEVLGKGNWRLYGSGMSYEKGRYDIEYPENVNQYKEKIIELFNRYVDEGGEMKIWWEEETRYTQIRDFEPIPCGGTHVRDIKEIGHLKKLKRSSLGRGKQRLEIWLED, via the coding sequence ATGGCCACGAGGAAGCTCTACTATGAAGATGCTTATATGAAGGAGGCTAAGGCGAAGGTTTTAGAAATACGAGACAATGCTCTCCTTCTCGACCAGACGATATTCTACCCGACCGGCGGCGGCCAGCCCCACGACAGGGGAACGATAAACGGCGTTGAAGTCCTCGACGTTTACAAGGACGAGGAAGGCAACGTGTGGCACGTCGTCGCCGAGCCTGAGAAGTTCAAGCCCGGGGACAAGGTCGAGCTAAAGATAGACTGGGACTACCGCTACAAGCTGATGAGGATACACAGCGCGATGCACCTGCTCGACCACGTACTCAACGAAGTGCTTGGAAAGGGCAACTGGAGACTCTACGGGAGCGGAATGAGCTATGAGAAGGGCAGGTACGACATAGAGTATCCCGAGAACGTGAACCAGTACAAGGAGAAGATAATCGAGCTCTTCAACCGGTACGTTGATGAGGGCGGCGAGATGAAGATATGGTGGGAAGAAGAGACGCGCTACACTCAGATAAGGGACTTCGAGCCGATTCCCTGCGGCGGGACGCACGTGAGGGACATAAAGGAGATAGGACACCTCAAGAAGCTCAAGCGCTCCAGCCTCGGAAGGGGCAAGCAGAGGCTCGAGATATGGCTTGAGGACTGA